The Salinivibrio kushneri genomic interval AGCGTCATTGACGACGTTAATCCCATCTTGCTGTAAGTCCGCGAGCGTGGCATAACCTGGGTGATTAACCACAGCGTCAAGAAACACTTTCAGGCCGCGCTGGTGGGCTTCATCCATGAGGGTTTTGAGTACAGTGTCATCACCAAAGTTTTTGTCTACTTGGGTAAAGTCACGTGACCAGTAGCCATGATAGGCATAAAAAGGAAAGCTGCCCTTGCTCCCACCGCCCACAAAGCCATGGACTTGCTCGACAATCGGCGACAACCAAATCACATCTGTGCCGAGCGACTGGATATAATCCAGTTTATCGATCACCCCTTGCAGATCTCCGCCATGAAAGGTGCCGATGTTCTGTGCGTTATCTTGATGGCGTCCATAACTGTGATCATTGCTCGGATCGCCATTGTTAAACCTGTCCACCATCACAAAATAGATATTGGCATTCCGGTAGCTAAACGTAGGAGAAGGCGCGTCAACCGGGGCTAAGAGTACCAAGCCACCACTGTTCGGTGCCGGCGTCAGCGTGACACTGTGATCCTTTACACGCACCACCTGGCCACTGAGCGCTTCTTTTAGACGGGTCCCTTCGGCAAAGCTATCGCCCAGTTGCAGAGTAACCGGCCCGCCTTGATACTGCTGGCATTGCACATCTGGCAAAGGCCGCTTAAAGGTCGAGGCCGTCTTTTTTGGCTCACGCTTTACCCGTAATGTGCGCGTATCCGCTTGATAATAAAAGCCATAGTCACCAGCAAAGCGAATGGTGAGATCAAAGGTGCTGGCCGTATCGCACTCAAGCGGTATCGGCGTATTAAACTTGGCTTTGTTTGGCGTATCGGCTTGGCAGTCCCCCTCAACGCCATCCACGGTGATTTGGTAAGTGTTCTTTCCCAATGCGAAGACCGCTGGTGCGTCTACATCAAGTGGTTTATCAGCTTGTGTGGTTGAGGTGGTCACCGTGATATGAGGAGAGGCTGCGGCTGTCATTGAGAGCGACGCGGCTATCGCGATAGCGAGCCGCTGCCAAGTAAATACAGGGGTCATGATCGTGCTCCTTGCGATTTTCTTTTAGGGTAAAAAACCCGCAAGCGATTGACATCATTCCTGCGTCTGCGCCCTAAAAATGTGAGCCATGACCATCCAAGGATGAGTCAAGTCAGTCATTGCTCTGTTTAATCGGCAACAGTTTGATCAGCAACAGCATGGTGAAACATCAATCATTCTCCACACCCAAAAGCTCGCCAATATCGGCAGCAGGGGCTGGACGACGATATAAATAACCTTGCCCAAAGGTGCAGCCAAGCTCATGCAGTATGGCTTGTTGATGTAGCGTTTCAATTCCTTCCGCCACCACGCCGATCCCGAGACTATCCGCCATCGCTATCATTGCTGAAACAATGGCAACCTCTTCTTCATCGGGCGATTGGCTTTGAATATCTTTGATAAAGTGACGGTCAATTTTTAGCTTCGAGATCGGATAACGTTTTAGGTACGCCATGGACGAATAGCCGGTACCAAAATCATCGATCGCTATCCCAACCCCCTTTTCACGCAACTGTTCGAGAACACGTAACGCATTGGCTTGGTTTTCGATCAAGGTATTTTCTGTGATCTCTAATTCTAAAAAGCGCGGATCCGCGCCGGTTTTATCTAATGCCTCAGCCACTACTTGGACAAAAGTGACGTCAGCAAGGTTACGGGGAGAGATGTTTACGGCCATGGAGATCGGCGCACCCGCATCATGCCACGCTTTTAATTGCTGGCAACCGGTTTCCACCACCCATCGGGTAATATCATGAATGATTGAGCGCTCTTCCGCGACCTCGATAAAATGAATAGGAGACAGCAAGCCACGTTCGGGATGATGCCAGCGCAGTAACGCCTCGACACCAATGATTTGCCCCGTCACCAGATCCACTTGTGGCTGATAATAAAGCGCCAGTTCATTGTTTTGTACACATTGGCGTAACTCCACCGCTAAACGTAGTTTATGGTTGGCATTAATGGTTAACGCATCATCATAGAACGCATAGGTATTGCGGCCCGACTTTTTGGCGTGATACATGGCTGAATCGGCGAACGTAAGGAGCTCTTCGGTACTTGACGTATCGTCTGGGTAGTGCGCAATACCTATGCTTACCCCAATTTGTGCATCAATGCCGCCATCGAGGACAAACAAACGATTCATGGCATGGATCACATCTTCTGACAAACGAATACACGCCGTGTTATCAGTATGAACCAAACGCAGGATAACAAACTCGTCGCCCCCTAAACGCGCCAAGGTGTCGCCTTCCTCGAGCAAGCCATGTAAGCGCTCACTGACCAACTTCAACAACTCATCGCCCACCGCATGGCCATGGCTGTCATTGACGAACTTAAACTGGTCGAGATCCAGAAACATCAAAGCGATCTGGTTGCGCTGAACGGACTGCCTATTCATCGCTTGACGAACGCGGGACGTTAACAACAGGCGGTTCGGTAGCTCGGTTAGCGCGTCGTAATGGGCCAAATCAATCAGTTTTTTCTCTGAATCTTTCAGCTTAGTGATATCCGAGAACACCCCAATATAATTGACCACATTGTCAGCCTCATCTCTCACCACGCTGATAGAGAGTAGCTGGGGATACACTACACCATCTTTGCGCCGATTCCATATTTCGCCTTTCCACCGCCCGTGTTCGGTAATTTGCTGCCACATTTCAGCGAAAAACGATTTGTCATGACGTCCAGAGTTCAAAATGGCCGGCGTGGCACCAAGCACTTCTTCCTCTTGATACCCGGTAATCGCACTAAAGCCACCATTTACCGTCACGATCCTTCCCGTCGCATCGGTAATCAGCACCCCTTCACTGGACTGCTCGAAAATTTTTGCATTCAGCATCAGCTTTCTCTCTACTTCAAGACGTTCTGACACATCATGAATCACAGAAAAAAGCAGCTTGGCATGACCAATGGTGATCGGTGAAGAATGAACTTCCACTTGCCGCACCTCACCACTTTTCAGCCGATGTGAGAAGATAAAACAATTTTTCGCGCGCTGTTGTGCCTGCGAGAGGCTTTCTCTGAGGACACTATCGGTTTGGGTATTGATATCACTGATCTGCATCGACGTCAGAGCAGCATGGTCATAGCCATAGAACTGCTGCGCACTGTCATTGGCATCAAGAATATCGCCCGTTTTCGCATCGAGGAGCATCATCACCGCATCGTGACGTTTAAAAATGCTTCTAAAGCGGTAGCTATCATCCACCACACGCCCGATCGATTGGGCAAAACTGCGCCCCGCATTGTAACGGCCATACAGGCCACCCAGCCAAAAAAGCAAAATAATCGTACCCACAACCCAGACCGTGGGGTGAGGATGCAACCCTTTCCACCCCGATTGCGGTACCCCCAATAAACGCCAATCCCCCGAGGGCAAATTGACCGTGACCGTCTCAGGCGACTGGCTGAGTACTGACGTGTCACCATAAACCGTGGTAAACACTTGGTCAGATTCGCGTTTTTCTTGTAATACCGCGCGGACAGGATAGTTTTCACCTTGCTTAAAACTGGCGGAGAACAAACCATCAATATCTAACACCGTGGATAACACCCCCCAAGGCAGACCGGTGTTTTGGTTAACGATTGACTGCCTGGCAATCAACGCCGTCCCGCCTTGTATAAGCTCAACAGGGCCGGAGATGACCGGCTGTCTCGAGCCATAGGCGGCACGAACACTCTCTAGTTGCTCGGGAATATCATGATAATGGGTACCCAATACGGAAGTTTCTAACGTGTTGGGGTAAACGTGGCTGATCACCCAGTTTCGCGCGGCACCAAAATTAAGAATATAGGGGGTTTTGTCTTGAAGCTGGCCCGCAAACTGAGAAAAATCCTCTTGGTCCAAATCCGGATTAAGGCTGATGTAGGTGGCAAGCCCGTGGCTTAAATCCAAATTCTGTGTCACTTTCAGCTCAATACGAGAGCGATAGGCCAGTAGCGCACGTTGCACTTCTTTCACCTCTTGGTCATGCGCTTGCTGGTAAAGCCAAAACTCCACCGAGACCACAGAGAAAGCAAAGACCATGATGGAGATAAGCACATTATAAACAAACCCCACTCGCGCGGAGCGGCGCGCGACTTTATCAAGCGCGGATGGAACAGCTTGCTGCATGACGTGATATAACCTTATTTCGCACGACTAATAGGGCGAAAATAACCAAACTTCAGGTGTAGCACGTGATTATAAAGGGCGTGAACAGATTCGCCAGTATTACTATTAGGTTTCACAACATTGCGCATAAACAGTATGCTTGATGGGGCTTTTCTATCAAGCGGTTACCCCTTTCACTCAAGGTAACCACACCAACGCAGCGATGCTAAACAAGGAGTGTGCATGGCAATGACCCTCGAGTATGGTCTGCTACTGGTCAGCTTAGGACTGATCGCGGGGATCATTAATACATTAGCGGGCGGTGGCTCGAACTTGACCTTACCTGCGTTAATGGTGATGGGCATGCCAGCTGATGTCGCCAACGCCACCAACCGTGTGGCGGTTTGGTTACAGTGTGTATCTGGCATGTCAGGCTTTCGCCACCACAATAAGTTGGAGACACAAGACATTGTCCCCGTTTTACTCCCCAATTTACTCGGTGGCCTTTGCGGCGCATTAGCTGCCGCTTGGCTACCGGCAAGCTGGGTGAAACCCTTGTTGCTTGGCACTTTGCTGACCATGACGCTAGTGATGCTGATTAAACCCGCGACCTTTGGTCCTCCAGAGGGAACACCAACGAAGCGCGTTAAAGATACCCCCATGGCTTGGTTGGGTCTCTTGCTGGCAGGCTTCTATGGCGGCTTCGTGCAAGCCGGGGTAGGATTTGTACTACTGGCAGCCCTATGCGGCACGCTTCACTACGACCTAGTGCGTGGCAATGCGCTCAAGCTGGCCTGTACGCTCGCCTTCACCAGCTTATCTTTAGTGGTGTTTATTGCCGATGATCTGGTGCGCTGGGTACCAGGGCTGATTTTAGCCATTGGCACCATGTTGGGCGCACGAGTGGCCGTTCGCTTTGCCATTTCCGCCAACCCCAAGGTGCTGAAAGCCTTCTTATTTGTGATGACCTTGATCGGCTGCATCGCCGCGTATGCGTTCTAACAGGTCACCTTGTACGTTTGCTTGCCACATGCTTCACATGCAAGCGTGGTGGTAATATGGCGTACCGCACCAACAACATTATTTTGCGGCTTTGCGTCTCGCTTTCGTGGCGCGCGCTGATGTCGCCGTTGACTTTGTATTAGCCGCCGGCTTTGCTTTCGCTGTCCGTTTTCGGTAGCCGGACGTGCGCCGCCCTTTGCGCGCGAACGATTTAGTGGGGGCGGCTGGCAAATCGCTTAACGAGGCCGGTGGGGGCGATGTTTTCACGGTTTCAATTAAGCCTGTCACTTGTGCCGTTAATTCTTGCATAAAAGGGTGATACGCACACTGACGATCCGCCATATCTTGCAGTTGCCGCTCCCAATCGGCGGTCATATCCGGATAGGTGGCACTGTCTGGCAGCGCCGCGATAAGCCCTTTACCACTGGCGCTAGCGTGCAAAGTCTTTCCTTGCCGCGTTAATAAGCCACGTTTCACCAATAACTCAATAATACCGGCACGGGTGGCTTCAGTGCCTAAACCGTCGGTCTCGCGCAATATCTCTTTCAGCGCTTTGTTTTGTACATAGCGACCAATGCCTGTCATCGCCTGCAACAGCGTGGATTCCGTAAACGCCGCCGGTGGCTCTGTCATGCAATCTTTAATCTCACCGCGTTCACAGCGTCCTTGATCGCCTTTCTCCATTAGCGGCAAGGGGGCCGTGTCGCTGTCTGCGGTGTTATTTGTCGGCAACAAAGCACGCCAGCCGGCCAACGTCAGCACCTTCCCTTTGGCAATAAAACACCCACCTGCGATATCAAAGATGAGCTTCCCTTCTGCGTATTCAGCGGCCGGGTAAAACTGCATCACGTATTGGCGCGCGATGAGCTGATAAATCTTTGCTTCATCGGCTGACAAGCTTGTCGGCGCGACTTTCGCTGTGGGAATAATTGCATGGTGAGCCCCTACTTTACTGTCGTTCCATGCCTTACCTTTGCGCTTGGCATCAGCCCCCTCACATGCTTGGCTAAGCGTCTCACAGCCTTGCTTAATGGCACCGAGTATCTTATTTGCCTCGGCGAAGTGGCCTTTGGGCAAATAGCGACAGTCTGAGCGCGGATAAGTGATCAGTTTGTGGCGTTCGTAAAGCTGTTGGCACACATCCAGTGCTTTTTGCGCACTAAAACCAAACCGCTTTGAAGCGTCAATTTGTAGTGCCGACAAGTTGTACGGCAACGGCGCGGCCTGTTTACGTTGCTGACGCTCCGCTTCAGTGACGGTCGCGGTTTGTCCTGCGATGCGTTGTGCGACGTTCTCTGCCAAGGGACGAGACAGGACGCGTCCCTGTTCATCTTGCCACTTTGCGCACGCTTCACTGGGCTGCCAACGTGCCCGTATCTCTCCCTCTGGATGAGCAATGATCGCATCCAGTTGAAAAAACGGGTGAGGTACAAAACTGTCTATCGCCTGATCACGGCGCACCACCAGTCCTAACACTGGCGTTTGCACACGTCCGACCGATAACACGCCTTGGTAGCCGGCCTGTTTCCCTAACAAGGTATAGGCACGAGACAGATTCATTCCATACAACCAGTCGGCGCGTGAACGCGCTAAAGCCGATACGGACAGTGGCATGTAGGCTTTGTTATCTTGCAGTTGCGCGAGGGCTTTCTTCACCGCAGAAAGGTTTAAGTCACTGATTAACAGGCGCTTAATGTTAGCTTTTTTGTTGGCACTGACCTTGGCGTAGTCAATCACTTCATCAACCAACAACTGTCCCTCTCGATCGGGATCACCCGCGTGCACCAGTTGATCAAACTGTTTGATCAGTTTTTTGACGACTGCCAGTTGCGCCGCGGCGGCTTGACGAGGACGGAGCTGCCATTTTTCAGGCACAATCGGCAGATCAGCCAGATCCCACTTTTTATAGCGGCTGTCATACGCATCCGGCTCAACCTGCTCTAACAAATGGCCGATACACCAGGTCACTACATCGCCTTGAGCGGTCTCGATGTAGCCTTTGTGATTTTTGTGCGGTTTAGGCAGTCCCGCCGCAATCGCGCGCCCGAGACTGGGTTTTTCCGCTATAAACAATCGTGCCATGACAAAGCCTTTTTAACCGTCGCTGAGCGCATGGTATGCAAAGGCCGATCAGGGCGCAATAAAAAACCTGTACATATGCACAGGTTTTTTCGAGGTAAACGCGATTTATCCTAGTTTACAGGTAGGTCACAAACTTACTGGTATCACGCTTCGGAGCATTAGCTGGGGCGCAATCAGGCGTCCCCAAGTATAAAAAGCCGACAATCTGATCGTCACCTTCTACCGACAGCGCTTCGCGCACAGCAGGATGATAAGCAAACGCGCCAGTGCGCCAAAACCCTTGAAAGCCCTGCGCGACAGCGGCCATTTGCATCGCTTGTGTGGCACATCCCGCCGAAATATGTTGCTCAATGGTAGGAACCTTATCGTGCGGACGCGTGCGGGCAATCACTGCCACCACCATAGGCGCTCGAAGCGGGGCGTTACGCGCTTTTTCAATCGCCGCCTCATCCGCGCCATTGGTTTGTGCGGCGTCGGCAAGAATAGTGGAAAGCCGGGTAAGCCCCTCACCTTCGCAGATCACAAATTGCCACGGCGTCAACGCGCCATGATCAGGGGCGCGCAGCCCTGCTTGAATAATGTTTTCAAGCACGTCACCGCTCGGTGCGGGCGCGGCGAGACGCGGTATCGAGCGGCGCTGTAAGAGCATTTCAAGTGCGTCCATGATTCATCCTTTTTACCGTTAAACGGCCATGTATAACTCGGTGATCACAGGTTAACACAGCCTGAAACGGATAAAATCGTGCAAAGTGTATGGATTTAGAGCGCCAACGCCGTTTCAATCCCTTGGCGAATCGCACGCTTCGCATCCAGCTCGCCCGCATGCTCTGCCCCACCAATTAAGTGATAGGACAGATTAGCTTGTTTCAACTGCTCTGCAAGCTGATTAACCGACTCTTGCCCGGCACACAAGATGATCTGAGTGGCAGGAATCAAGTGCGCCTCGTCTTTGATACTCACATGTAGTCCCTCATCATCAATTTTATGATAGGTCACCCCCCCCACAAGATTCACGCCCCGTTTTTGCAAGGTTTTACGATGGATCCAGCCAGTGGTTTTGCCCGGCCCTTTGCCAACTCGGCCTTCTCGGCGCTGTAATACCCAAACCTGCTTATCGCTATGGGTATCATGGCCAGGATACAAGCCGCCTTCGTGGCTAATGGTTTTATCGATGCCCCACTCTTTGAGCCAATCATCCAAGCTTTGATCCTTGGGCTCGGTGATCATGGTGGCAACATCCACTCCAATGCCTCCCGCGCCGATAATCGCGACATGGCTACCCAAGGCCGGGTTGTCACGAATAAAGGTTTGGTAGTCAATCACCTTTGGATGCTCGATCCCTTCAATCGCAGGGCGGCGCGGTTTGACGCCTGTCGCCACCACAACGTCATCAAAGGCACTTAATGTATCCACATCCACTGTTTGATTGAGTTTGACCGTCACTCCCGCTTTTTCCAACCTTCGGAGGTAATAGCGAATGGTTTCTTTAAACTCTTCTTTTCCTGGAATGGCCATCGCCAAATTGAATTGCCCGCCTAGACGATCCGACTTTTCGAACAAGGTCACATCGTGGCCGCGTTCGGCCGCCTCGGTGGCACAGCTAATCCCTGCCATGCCACCCCCAATCACCGCCACCTGTTTCACTTGCCGGACCGGTGTAGCGATCAGTTCGGTTTCGTAACAGGCTTTCGGGTTCACCAAGCAACTTGCCCGTTTTCCTTTAAATACGTGATCAAGACAGGCTTGGTTACAAGCAATACAGGTATTAATATCATCCGGCTGCCCCGCCTTAGCCTTGGCGACAAACTCAGCGTCGGCCAAAAAGGGTCGCGCCATCGACACCATATCCGCCTGCCCGCTGGCCAAAATCGATTCAGCGACCTCAGGCGTATTGATGCGGTTACAGGTCACCAAGGGCACCGACACTTCACCTTTTAATTTTTCCGTCACCCAGCTAAACGCACCTCGTGGTACCTGAGTAGCAATGGTGGGTACACGGGCTTCATGCCAACCGATCCCCGTATTGATAATGGTCACGCCCGCTTGTTCAAGGCCCTTCGCTAAGGCAACCACATCCTCGAAGGTATTGCCTTGCTCAACCAAATCCAGCATCGATAGGCGGAATATCACGATAAAGTCGTCGCCAGCGGCCTGACGCACCGCGCGCATCACTTCAACGGCAAAGCGCATTCGATTTTCAACCGTTCCGCCCCACTGGTCGTAACGACGGTTGGCGCGGTGACAGAAAAATTGGTTAATGAGGTAGCCTTCCGACCCCATGATCTCAACGCCATCATAGCCCGCTTCGCGGGCAAGCGCGGCACTGCGCCCAAACGCTTTAATGGTGCGCCAAATCGCCCGCTCACTCATTTCAAACGGAGTAAATTTACTGATGGGGGCGCGAATGGCTGATGCACTTTGCGCGAACGGATGAAAGGCATAACGTCCCGCATGCAAAAGCTGAAGCGCAATTTTCCCGCCATGAGCATGAACCGCTTCCGTAATGGCACGATGTGCACGTGCCGCGCGTCCAGAGCTGAACTGGGCGCTAAATGGCGTCAAGCGACCGCGAAAATTGGGCGAGAAGCCACCCGTCACAATCAACCCTACATCGCCTTTCGCACGCTCGGCGTAGAAGGCCGCTAGCTTTTTAAAACCATCGTTTGCTTCTTCAAGCCCAGTATGCATAGAGCCCATTAGCACGCG includes:
- a CDS encoding alpha-amylase, whose protein sequence is MTPVFTWQRLAIAIAASLSMTAAASPHITVTTSTTQADKPLDVDAPAVFALGKNTYQITVDGVEGDCQADTPNKAKFNTPIPLECDTASTFDLTIRFAGDYGFYYQADTRTLRVKREPKKTASTFKRPLPDVQCQQYQGGPVTLQLGDSFAEGTRLKEALSGQVVRVKDHSVTLTPAPNSGGLVLLAPVDAPSPTFSYRNANIYFVMVDRFNNGDPSNDHSYGRHQDNAQNIGTFHGGDLQGVIDKLDYIQSLGTDVIWLSPIVEQVHGFVGGGSKGSFPFYAYHGYWSRDFTQVDKNFGDDTVLKTLMDEAHQRGLKVFLDAVVNHPGYATLADLQQDGINVVNDAELPEKWQDWQPDKGQSWHDFHQAIDYKSTHWHQWWGKDWVRAGLPGYDQPGSSDKTLTLAGLPDFKTESDQPVTPPQWLLNNPGTRVEARDNYTVSDYLLEWQTQWVERFGIDGFRVDTVKHVDGEVWRALKSQASAALETWRHQHGKTGEPFWMMGEVWGHRAYRSPYFDQGFDALINFDLQKQMDKGAYCLSEMQDTYQAYADTMAKEGDFIPVSYMSSHDTELFFSRFKDASMQRGAANALLLAPGAVQVFYGDEVGRDLGPYGDDFHQGTRSDMIWQRNDMQTGLLNHWRKVGQFRQDHPAIGAGTHQVIPQAGAYVFSRQRGEDTVVAAFVGRQAK
- a CDS encoding bifunctional diguanylate cyclase/phosphodiesterase; translated protein: MQQAVPSALDKVARRSARVGFVYNVLISIMVFAFSVVSVEFWLYQQAHDQEVKEVQRALLAYRSRIELKVTQNLDLSHGLATYISLNPDLDQEDFSQFAGQLQDKTPYILNFGAARNWVISHVYPNTLETSVLGTHYHDIPEQLESVRAAYGSRQPVISGPVELIQGGTALIARQSIVNQNTGLPWGVLSTVLDIDGLFSASFKQGENYPVRAVLQEKRESDQVFTTVYGDTSVLSQSPETVTVNLPSGDWRLLGVPQSGWKGLHPHPTVWVVGTIILLFWLGGLYGRYNAGRSFAQSIGRVVDDSYRFRSIFKRHDAVMMLLDAKTGDILDANDSAQQFYGYDHAALTSMQISDINTQTDSVLRESLSQAQQRAKNCFIFSHRLKSGEVRQVEVHSSPITIGHAKLLFSVIHDVSERLEVERKLMLNAKIFEQSSEGVLITDATGRIVTVNGGFSAITGYQEEEVLGATPAILNSGRHDKSFFAEMWQQITEHGRWKGEIWNRRKDGVVYPQLLSISVVRDEADNVVNYIGVFSDITKLKDSEKKLIDLAHYDALTELPNRLLLTSRVRQAMNRQSVQRNQIALMFLDLDQFKFVNDSHGHAVGDELLKLVSERLHGLLEEGDTLARLGGDEFVILRLVHTDNTACIRLSEDVIHAMNRLFVLDGGIDAQIGVSIGIAHYPDDTSSTEELLTFADSAMYHAKKSGRNTYAFYDDALTINANHKLRLAVELRQCVQNNELALYYQPQVDLVTGQIIGVEALLRWHHPERGLLSPIHFIEVAEERSIIHDITRWVVETGCQQLKAWHDAGAPISMAVNISPRNLADVTFVQVVAEALDKTGADPRFLELEITENTLIENQANALRVLEQLREKGVGIAIDDFGTGYSSMAYLKRYPISKLKIDRHFIKDIQSQSPDEEEVAIVSAMIAMADSLGIGVVAEGIETLHQQAILHELGCTFGQGYLYRRPAPAADIGELLGVEND
- a CDS encoding sulfite exporter TauE/SafE family protein; the encoded protein is MAMTLEYGLLLVSLGLIAGIINTLAGGGSNLTLPALMVMGMPADVANATNRVAVWLQCVSGMSGFRHHNKLETQDIVPVLLPNLLGGLCGALAAAWLPASWVKPLLLGTLLTMTLVMLIKPATFGPPEGTPTKRVKDTPMAWLGLLLAGFYGGFVQAGVGFVLLAALCGTLHYDLVRGNALKLACTLAFTSLSLVVFIADDLVRWVPGLILAIGTMLGARVAVRFAISANPKVLKAFLFVMTLIGCIAAYAF
- a CDS encoding DNA topoisomerase III codes for the protein MARLFIAEKPSLGRAIAAGLPKPHKNHKGYIETAQGDVVTWCIGHLLEQVEPDAYDSRYKKWDLADLPIVPEKWQLRPRQAAAAQLAVVKKLIKQFDQLVHAGDPDREGQLLVDEVIDYAKVSANKKANIKRLLISDLNLSAVKKALAQLQDNKAYMPLSVSALARSRADWLYGMNLSRAYTLLGKQAGYQGVLSVGRVQTPVLGLVVRRDQAIDSFVPHPFFQLDAIIAHPEGEIRARWQPSEACAKWQDEQGRVLSRPLAENVAQRIAGQTATVTEAERQQRKQAAPLPYNLSALQIDASKRFGFSAQKALDVCQQLYERHKLITYPRSDCRYLPKGHFAEANKILGAIKQGCETLSQACEGADAKRKGKAWNDSKVGAHHAIIPTAKVAPTSLSADEAKIYQLIARQYVMQFYPAAEYAEGKLIFDIAGGCFIAKGKVLTLAGWRALLPTNNTADSDTAPLPLMEKGDQGRCERGEIKDCMTEPPAAFTESTLLQAMTGIGRYVQNKALKEILRETDGLGTEATRAGIIELLVKRGLLTRQGKTLHASASGKGLIAALPDSATYPDMTADWERQLQDMADRQCAYHPFMQELTAQVTGLIETVKTSPPPASLSDLPAAPTKSFARKGRRTSGYRKRTAKAKPAANTKSTATSARATKARRKAAK
- a CDS encoding NAD(P)H nitroreductase; translation: MDALEMLLQRRSIPRLAAPAPSGDVLENIIQAGLRAPDHGALTPWQFVICEGEGLTRLSTILADAAQTNGADEAAIEKARNAPLRAPMVVAVIARTRPHDKVPTIEQHISAGCATQAMQMAAVAQGFQGFWRTGAFAYHPAVREALSVEGDDQIVGFLYLGTPDCAPANAPKRDTSKFVTYL
- a CDS encoding NADPH-dependent 2,4-dienoyl-CoA reductase; translation: MEQHPYPHMLAPLDLGFTTLKNRVLMGSMHTGLEEANDGFKKLAAFYAERAKGDVGLIVTGGFSPNFRGRLTPFSAQFSSGRAARAHRAITEAVHAHGGKIALQLLHAGRYAFHPFAQSASAIRAPISKFTPFEMSERAIWRTIKAFGRSAALAREAGYDGVEIMGSEGYLINQFFCHRANRRYDQWGGTVENRMRFAVEVMRAVRQAAGDDFIVIFRLSMLDLVEQGNTFEDVVALAKGLEQAGVTIINTGIGWHEARVPTIATQVPRGAFSWVTEKLKGEVSVPLVTCNRINTPEVAESILASGQADMVSMARPFLADAEFVAKAKAGQPDDINTCIACNQACLDHVFKGKRASCLVNPKACYETELIATPVRQVKQVAVIGGGMAGISCATEAAERGHDVTLFEKSDRLGGQFNLAMAIPGKEEFKETIRYYLRRLEKAGVTVKLNQTVDVDTLSAFDDVVVATGVKPRRPAIEGIEHPKVIDYQTFIRDNPALGSHVAIIGAGGIGVDVATMITEPKDQSLDDWLKEWGIDKTISHEGGLYPGHDTHSDKQVWVLQRREGRVGKGPGKTTGWIHRKTLQKRGVNLVGGVTYHKIDDEGLHVSIKDEAHLIPATQIILCAGQESVNQLAEQLKQANLSYHLIGGAEHAGELDAKRAIRQGIETALAL